CTATTGACTTTGTTCAATAGATGACTAATCAATTAATCATAATAGttctgaaaaatgaaaaaaaaaaagtaccttCCTTGTACTATACAGGCCACTGCAATCTGCAGAAGACAAGAGAATAACCATCTCCAAATGTTGACCATGAGCATAGACGGCATTTCCGAGCCAAAGTATGTCAATTGATCCTTTGGAAATAACTCAGTCTCTTGAGAAATCATAATGAAGTTCATTAATCATCCATCAGCACTGAGGGTAGCAAGTTTTCTgggggaaaaatgaagaatatCAATCTGAGTCTGCAAAACATCCACTCTTGTGAAAATACTAGTACAGTAGCTTATGCAATGTTGTTTTAAAGCCTAGAAAAGCTGCCGCTAAATAACCCCCTTACTCAAGCATATAAGCTCTATGCATTGCAGTTTATTCTAAAACCACCAAGAGCGCAGTTGATTAGAGCAAACTTTCTGGCACCAAACAAAGTATAAGCGCAGCCCCACATCTATTTAAATGCGGTAACTTCAACTTATGCATACAACACAATCTTAATAAATAGCATTATGGTGCAAAAAAGCAAGAAATCATCAAAGTTAGAAACTTCGTGACTTAATTTCGGCGTTATGCCCTGGAAAATCCAAACAAGCACATAGCAATCGAAGAAAATAAACCACTGACCAAAAACAACAAACAACATATAACCCTATAAAGGCACTCATTATTGAAAACCCAGAAGCCTATTCCTTCAAGAAACATGAATACATGCTAAAAACAGCAGCTTGTCAAATAATTCAGTACAAGACTAGAGTTTCACGCCAGCCAATACAAATAGATGGTTGGCTGGCTTTGCATGGAAAAACAACCTGCTGATAATCCAAGAATATTAAGCTGGAACGAAGAAGAAGACCAAGGATTTTTTGTGGAGTTTTATCAGCTTTTGTCCAATGGGGTACTACTAATTCGCACTCAACTGCAGGGAGCTATGGAAACGGCTAGCTCCATTATACGACCGCGAAGATAAGGCAAAGATGGAGATGGGGTACATATGTATTTTAGATCAGAATGCGTGGACAAAACGGTCTTTCCATTCCATTGTTTTTCCTCTTTTGGACCTATTTCATACTAACAAAATTtacgtttgaaaaaaaaaaaagggttctaCGTTTGCTTTTCCATTTTTAATCTgcactttttcctttcttttattttccgtTCAAGCTCTAAACTATTCGATCAGATCACTATTCGGAATGtttgctcttttttttgtttttttttttatgtcacTCTCCCATTCAATGATGAAATGATTCTAAACGTAAAatgtttttttccaaaatttttcttgaagatGTGATAAATCGGATTGCATTTTACTAGTTGATCATttcatgaaaataaaaaattttgaaatatttccttgacatattttttaattaacttATTTCACAAATCACATATAATTACAGtagtatatttttctataaaactcTTAAAAATTGCAATTTCAGTCCCAATTAATATTGTAATTTTTTAACGGatatgtctttttcttttctattctttttttccGATTTGAAGTTATAGTGACACAATATTTTAATTgtacaaatatgaaaaattatcCATGATTAATTTACTGGACATTAGAGAAGGAAAACTACAAAAGTGACTGCTAATTTTATTCCTTAATGCATTATATTAGTATATCCATTAGGATGGACGAGTACAAAATGTTGCAAATATATAATAGTAGCAGCAGCTATTCTTTAAACTTCATACTACGATCCAGCCTTATATATAACCTCTGTAATGAATTGACTACAACATACCCCAAAAATAGAAGCAGAAAAATCCAGCCTTATATAATCAAACCATAACTATCTAAGACTTGCGGTATTTGAGAGCTTCAAAACGGGCAGCAAGAGTGTCATAGTCTGGTAATCTTGGGTGAACTCGAGGAAATGAATCCCGTTTGCCTTGCATTCCAGGTGCCTGTGGTGCAGGCCTGTGAGGGGGCTGGTTCATTCCTTGTCCAGGTTTTTCCATCTCAATTTCCTCATCAACGTCTGATTCATCAAATTTGACATCTGACTTTGCAGGAGGGACAGTGTAGCTGTGCCTTCTAAGATTTAAAGGTGGTTCTTCCACGTCAATTTCGTCGTCGCAATCTGAGTCGTCAAATTTGATATCAGAACGAGCAGATGCAACATTATAGCTATGCCGTCGATAAACCTTTGGTGTGTCGAAATTGTTATGCTCAGCACTTGAGGGATGAGAATTTTCAGAACTCCGCCGCTTGATGCTCTTCTGGACCTTGTATTCATCATCACCCATCATTTCATCATCTTGGGCCATGTCATGAGGCATATAAATGCCAGCAGAATTGGACCTCACAGAACTGATGAATTTATTCATGTTTGCGCCATTCTTACTGTTGTGAAAACCAGATGCATGCGCCTCTTTACCAACCAGATAGGCAGCAGCTTCTGCAGCAGCAATTGCTTCCTTCGCAGACTTGGCAGCAGCTTCAGCAGCTGATGCTGAGTCTTGAAAATGCAAGGTTTTGCTTTCTCCAACACCTGGATGCCTTTTTTGTTTCATATTTTTCAAATTGTATGTAGGGAATACATATTAGCCAAAGTTGATATAaattaaacagaaaaaaaaaaaatgttgactAGATTTTTCACACTGGCAATGCCACATAAAGGATAAGAAGTTTGACATGTCAATTTAGCAATTATGCGGCAGACAAATGTTTATTATCTTCCCATGTCTACACCTGACGGACTTATCATCAGGAATAGGCATACATGCCCAATGAAAAACAAGAAACCCGAAGTCATAGAAGCCAGTCTCTGACACATCAAATTTACAAGGAAATCTGGTATTTCTGTTGCTTCTACACGTTTCTTTTTTACCCGAAATGATATCATAATCGGTATGTTGGTGCCTTACTTGCTGGTCAGAGGGGGTTCTGGTGCCACTGATTGATTCATGACTGGCTTGACAGGTAAGCTGGAAGCACTTGCAAAAGTAGTTGGTCCTTCCTGGTAAAATTAGAGAGCAAAGCTTGATAAAAGGGCATATAGAAATTCTTTTAGCATGAAATAAACTTGGACAGagtaagagaaagaaaaagagccaGAAACATACTATACGCTCTTCTGGAGGCTTGAGCAGCTCCACCTCAGATTCTGTTGTATCCCAATCAACCTGGTATTCCTTTGCTATCTCTTTCATAACTTTCAATTTTACTTCACCAGATGGTGTTCTAACAGAAAGCTTTTCAATAAGCTGGCAAAGAAAGCAagatttcaatttttcctttcccATTTAGAGCTCACAAAGGGAAAAGAACTTAGCATTCTTCAATATGAGTTTGTGATGTAGTCTGTCTAACATGTGCTAAGAAGATAAACAGTAAAGACGGTATATGATCATTTCCAACCAAAGAAGTATGTATGCACTGGAAAACAAGTTAATTAGAAAGCAAACTTCCATgaaaaaacaacttaattacCATCCGGTTCACTCCAGCATTGGGTCGTAGATCAGTAGCTGCAGATACAAAATCTTTTccatattttttctcaaaaacatCCCGAATAGCCAAGAGTTCTGGAATCTCTGAGCAACGAGGGCCAGCAAAGATCAAACTTGATATCCCTTCTTTCAGGTCAGCAGGGCaatccctgaaataaatgcaggCAAGCACTAAAAGTCTTCTTTAACTCGATCATTTGTACTTTTTTCAGTTATATGAAAAGGTATATGTCCTGCAAACCTTCGCTTTGCAATAATCTGAAGTCGGGCCACAATGAGTTCACAGAAAAGCTCAATGAACTCATTTGCAGCCATAATGTTCTGTTCTCTTATTACATGTTCAACCTGAAACCGTGAAAAAGAGAGTGTTAAGGACTAGTTAGAGCTTATTACGTAGTCTCATCAGAGTCCTTCAGTTTAACTTAAATTAACAAGTACGAAAAAATATAGCCAAAAAGCTATATTTATTAAGATTCACTCTTTTCCCTTCTCTTGTTCACACTCACATCCACACAAATAGTcaaggactttttttttttttgttttttggaggaaaagaggggggggggggggggggggggggggtttaaaTTTCGAGCAAGACTATCACAATTATTGTAAATAACCCTTCACATACTCATCCCGATGAAGCACGAACTACTCCTAATTTAGAATCATACTAATGAGACAACAAGACAAAGTCATCCAACAAAATCCAACCTATACCTTCAATAGATAACTACTTAACTGAAATCACAGACTAAAACTAAGTTTATACTCTTTCACAACGAAACCCAAGTTTATGACTAAAATAACAGaaccagaaaaggaaaaaatggaatGAATTAGCCAAGAAACGAACTTTTCCAGGGTT
The genomic region above belongs to Coffea arabica cultivar ET-39 chromosome 7c, Coffea Arabica ET-39 HiFi, whole genome shotgun sequence and contains:
- the LOC113698266 gene encoding uncharacterized protein isoform X1, whose protein sequence is MTIAGAATEQCKKAMKIGLSFFGRRFNSSKCKTMAKMAVARIKLLRNKREVVIRQMRRDIAMLLEKKQDATARVRVEHVIREQNIMAANEFIELFCELIVARLQIIAKRRDCPADLKEGISSLIFAGPRCSEIPELLAIRDVFEKKYGKDFVSAATDLRPNAGVNRMLIEKLSVRTPSGEVKLKVMKEIAKEYQVDWDTTESEVELLKPPEERIEGPTTFASASSLPVKPVMNQSVAPEPPLTSKHPGVGESKTLHFQDSASAAEAAAKSAKEAIAAAEAAAYLVGKEAHASGFHNSKNGANMNKFISSVRSNSAGIYMPHDMAQDDEMMGDDEYKVQKSIKRRSSENSHPSSAEHNNFDTPKVYRRHSYNVASARSDIKFDDSDCDDEIDVEEPPLNLRRHSYTVPPAKSDVKFDESDVDEEIEMEKPGQGMNQPPHRPAPQAPGMQGKRDSFPRVHPRLPDYDTLAARFEALKYRKS
- the LOC113698266 gene encoding uncharacterized protein isoform X2 — encoded protein: MTMAKMAVARIKLLRNKREVVIRQMRRDIAMLLEKKQDATARVRVEHVIREQNIMAANEFIELFCELIVARLQIIAKRRDCPADLKEGISSLIFAGPRCSEIPELLAIRDVFEKKYGKDFVSAATDLRPNAGVNRMLIEKLSVRTPSGEVKLKVMKEIAKEYQVDWDTTESEVELLKPPEERIEGPTTFASASSLPVKPVMNQSVAPEPPLTSKHPGVGESKTLHFQDSASAAEAAAKSAKEAIAAAEAAAYLVGKEAHASGFHNSKNGANMNKFISSVRSNSAGIYMPHDMAQDDEMMGDDEYKVQKSIKRRSSENSHPSSAEHNNFDTPKVYRRHSYNVASARSDIKFDDSDCDDEIDVEEPPLNLRRHSYTVPPAKSDVKFDESDVDEEIEMEKPGQGMNQPPHRPAPQAPGMQGKRDSFPRVHPRLPDYDTLAARFEALKYRKS